The Acomys russatus chromosome 18, mAcoRus1.1, whole genome shotgun sequence genome includes a region encoding these proteins:
- the Cldn10 gene encoding claudin-10 isoform X1 → MASTALEIIAFVVSISGWVLVSSTLPTDYWKVSTIDGTVITTATYFANLWKMCVTDSTGVANCKEFPSMLALDGYIQACRGLMIAAVSLGFFGSIFALFGMKCTKVGGSEKAKAKIACLAGIVFILSGLCSMTGCSLYANKITTEFFDPLFMEQKYELGAALFIGWAGSSLCIIGGVIFCFSISDNNKTPRMGYTYNGPTSVTSSRTKYHGGEGEFKATNPSKQFDKNAYV, encoded by the exons ATGGCTAGCACGGCCTTGGAAATCATCGCCTTCGTAGTGTCCATCTCGGGCTGGGTGCTGGTGTCCTCCACACTGCCCACCGACTACTGGAAGGTGTCCACCATCGATGGCACTGTCATCACCACCGCCACCTATTTTGCCAATCTGTGGAAGATGTGCGTTACCGATTCCACCGGTGTCGCCAACTGCAAGGAATTCCCCTCCATGCTGGCGCTGGATG GTTATATCCAGGCATGTAGAGGACTCATGATTGCTGCGGTCAGCCTGGGCTTTTTCGGTTCCATTTTTGCACTCTTTGGAATGAAGTGTACCAAAGTTGGAGGCTCAGAAAAAGCCAAAGCTAAAATTGCCTGCTTGGCTGGGATTGTGTTCATATTGTCAG GTCTCTGTTCCATGACAGGCTGTTCCCTGTACGCAAACAAAATCACAACCGAATTCTTTGATCCTCTCTTTATGGAGCAAAA GTATGAGTTAGGAGCTGCTCTCTTCATCGGATGGGCGGGGTCCTCTCTCTGCATCATTGGTGGTGTCATATTCTGCTTTTCAATAtccgacaacaacaaaacacccag AATGGGCTACACGTACAATGGACCCACATCTGTCACGTCCTCTAGGACCAAGTATCATGGTGGAGAAGGAGAATTTAAAGCCACAAACCCCTCAAAACAGTTTGATAAAAATGCTTATGTCTAA